Part of the Engraulis encrasicolus isolate BLACKSEA-1 chromosome 1, IST_EnEncr_1.0, whole genome shotgun sequence genome, acacacacacacacacacacacacacacacacacacacacacacacacacacacacacacacacacacacacacacacacccgggccAAGGAAcacatcaccccccacccccaccccccctggacTGCCTCGTCTCCCCCGTCAGTAGACCCAAaacactcctcctccctccttcctctcttctcttctcttctcttcctcctccctctcttctcttcctcctccgcttccACCGCTCCCATTAAAATGCCAAGCCAAGACAAGAGAGGCAGCGGTGCGCAcaaccgcaaacacacacacacacacacacacagacacacacacacacgcctgcctgaCATATCTGTTGGGggtttttcctctctctgttttttgggGCAGAAAGAATAACAGAGTGGAGAGTTtgtccaagagagagagagggaggtaggtagagagagagagagagagagagagagagagagagagagagagagagagagagagagagagagagagagagagagagagagggagaatgaaaacaaaacaatgacaaataaaggaggggtggagaaacaaaaaataaaagagagaaacaTGACAAAGACAAAGATTAGGAGTGATAtcgaaggatagagagagagagagagagagagagagagagagagagagagagagagagagagagagagagagagagagagagagagagagagagaaagagaaagagagagagagagaaagagaaagagagacactccTGCTGTTGTCTGGATGCTTTTGCCAGTCATGATTTATTCATCGCTGTCTGCTGAAGGAAGCTGTCAACTCATCCCCCGCcctccacagggccggattaatgcacaggttagatatgactgcagcctagggcaccCCCACCTGAAGGGGGCCACGGATtgtccaaaagtgaaaaattgcagatttgttgaaaaatgaatcagtgtgttgagtacaattggtagacatgttatccttaattcctagctggtAGTTCTGTCACTGTTTATGCAAACTTGTCACCAAATTTGGCTTGCACatgggcccacagcaacctgtagcctaggggccccaggcctttttaatccggccctgcctgcgaGAGTTTACCTCCACAgcacctaccctaccctaccaacCACCCACCAACCACCTGGCTTGGCTGGCAGGCAGGGAAGACACCTTAACAGAGCTGAACAGCTGATTTCTATTCTTGCCTCGCAGGCCCGCAGTGAGCTGTGATATTTCCTGCACTCGGGGAAGGATGCCAACCAGCAGTGACTGGGGAGGCTCCAGAGGACAGAGGAGGCTCCAGCTTTGAGCTTACTGCACTCTAGGAGGGTCATTgaaggctggatggatggatggtttggGGTCTCAGGCTCTGGGATCTGAGGATGGGGCCTATTTTAACCCttttatagggcaagtgactatatttgatcacttcagataacttgcacacctatcacaaatgcccctgccatgcctctctacaagggtgtactGTACACCCAGGTGGGATATACcaaattaatcaggagaaatcaggctttcagacagatcttgacatttgaccaattagcagtggcctggagcctgtcaaacgtTTTTTTTCACTCGGGAGCTGAAATTtgtgtgccctataaagggttaaacaTCCTTTGTTTCCATCAAGCATATCCTCTAACATGGTGCCATGTTGATATAAGCCACAGAGCCTACACAAGCGCATCGTGCTGCGAAGGTAGCCAGGAGCCagcctttggcgttgcttctagtcaggccaagagcaatgtaaataccgTTTCTGATCTCCttaaaaaaacgggaactcctcccactttgtcggacaccagtcaaccagtagcaaacctagggaggcaggtcaaccatgccaattgttatggtcttggtcagaccaagtctcgaagtgcTTTGAAAGTCAGTGATAATCCGGCTAACGTGAAGGTATCAGAGGTTAGGGTGTGGGCAACTTTAGCAGCCTTTTGGCTCGACGAACGACGTgccacatctcgacagaacaacgGCTTTGGCTTCCAGGACGGGATGGGGGCTTTTTCTACTTCATGATTTCCCCTTTTTGTAACAGTGCATGGGGGCTTGACTTCTGCAACCACTACACCAACCCCGTCCGCCAACACCGCGTTGTGTCAATATGGGCTACCATTAGCCATTTAGGGTACGCATTTAGAGTATCATTTCCAAGGGGTTAGGGTCGAGGGTTTTGGGTTCGGGCTTTGGTAAACAGCCTGTTGGTAGTTGATCAGTATGAAGCTCtatagctcatctcgacagcaGTCATTATCATGCATCTCTTTACATTGGCTTTATCTATCGTTCATGTATTGTCAACCTTTtcagagcgcgcgcacacacaagagaCTGACTGACAAAGGCAGTGCACTgtaggtgggtggatgggtgggaggGAAAGAATTCAAATTCACTTCTTTTCACTTCTCGCCTtgctttaaataacaaaaaaaaacaaaacagggtACACACAAAAACAGGGTGTATTGTACAGAGACAAAAAGGAAGTGAAACTCCAGTTCATTATTTTCTGACAATGCATGATTATTATAATAAAGCCAGATGAGTTTCTTTTCTGTGTTGTCCTCCAGGAAACTCTTTTGTGTGTAGGACATGAATACATTGATGACTTGgtcctttatttttttgtttgtacagacaaagagagagagagagagagctgcagggtATACTGAAGACAACAACAGTAGATCCGTCAGCATTCAACAGCACACCACAAGGGCTGTGACGGGTCTCTCTGTGGGGGTGAaattagggtggggtggggtggggtggaggatgtTTTGGGCAAGACAGAGTAAACATCAGCTACAGACGTAAAGTGTTGATGTGTTCGTTATACCCCACGAGTGTCTTGCGCCAGCGCTGTTTTGGTATGTGCCAGTCCCGTCCAGTCCCACCCACTGCTGTCATTGGACAGTGGTGGACCTACAAGCTCCACCCACTGTTGTCACTGCTGTTATTGGACAGTGGTGGACCAATAAGCCCCACCCACTGTTGTCACTGGGCAGTGGTGGAGTAATAAGCTCCACCCACTGTTGTCACTGCTGTCATAGGACAGTGGTGGAGCAATAAGTCCCACCCACTGTTGTCATTGGACAGTGGTGGACCAATAAGCCCCACACACTGTTGTCATTGGACAGTGGTGGACCAATAAGCCCCACCCACTGTTGTCATTGGACAGTGGTGGACAAATAAGCCCCACCCACTGTAGTCACTGGAcagtggaggagcagagagacCCAGCCACTGTTGTCATTGGACAGTGGTGGAGCAGTGGGTGGGGCATGCATGTCAGTAGGGCTGGCTGGACGTGGATGGGTGGTGGGTGGGCACTGTCCTGTACAACCCTCCACTGATTTCTCCCCCTGGTACCCCTCCCCCACAAAACCCAGGCCATCCAGGAACCCTTTAACACCCTTGGTTCTTCTGCAAGTCATcttccacaaaaaaacaaaccccaTGCTGCTACCTGGCCTACCAGCCGGCCACCTTTACCCCCCACTTGGTGAGGTGGCGTAGGGGTTCTCAAGCAAGTACCTGTACCGGTCATAGTGGTCCAGCATGTATTTGGGGGCGTACATGTGCTCCTTGGGGTCCGACGGCGGGTACTCCTGCATGGAGCCGTCGAACCAGCCGCCCGTCCGGATCAGCTCCCGGATGTACCTCAGGTCGCGCTTGTCCTCGTAGTCGCCCCAGCGGGGAAAGTCGCCGTTCTGGGCCGACACCAGCTTCAGGTGGATGCCCTCTGGCGTGAAGCACCACGAGCAGTGCCACCCGGCGAAGTGGAAGGGGCTGCCCAGCGACCACTGCACCAGGATGTGCCCCGTGTCGTTCTCGTACTTGCGGAAGCCGGGCATGGTGTAGTACTCGCGCCGCCTGAGGCGTATGCCGTCGTCGTCGTAGACGTCGCGGAGCATGCCGACGGTGCAGCCCGACACCACCTCCAGCGAGCCCAGCTGCTTCCAGAAGAATCCGTAGAGCGACTTGCGCATGTGGATGGCGAAGGGCTCCGTCCAGCCGTCGAAGAGCTTGAGGAAGAGGACGCCCTCGCGCGCCGGGATCTCGTCGGCGTCGTTGATGATGAACACGTCGTCCGGCCGCAGGCCTATCACCCGGGACATGCCGTTGCGCGTCAGGAACGTGCGCAGGTAGTCGTCGGCGATCCAGCCGTCCTGCCGCCCGCCGTCGGGGAAGTGGTTGAGGAAGACGTAGAGAATCTTGTGTCGGATGTAGTCGTACGTCCCGTTGAGGAGCAAGCGCAGGAAGCGCATGGTGCGCCGGTCGCCGTACGCGGTGAAGTTCGACTCGCAGACCAGGAAGAGGTCGACGGCGTCCGCCAGCTCGTGGAAGCGGACGTGCAGCAGGTCGAACTCGTGGTTGACATTGATGGCGTTGATGACCCGGCGCGGCGTCTCCCGCGGCGTCAGCCGCTCTTTCGTCGGCAAGTTGGAGTGGTAGACCATGGTCGGCACGCCGCAGTAGGGGCCGTGCCAGCCGGGTCGGCACACGCACTTCACCAGCCGCTTGCCGCGCCGGGGCTTGCCCGAGTGCGGCGCCGCTGCTCCCCcaccggcggcggcggcagctacCTGAGCCTGCTGCTGCACGTCGGgacgctgctgcagctgctgtggttgctgctgttgctgctgctgcagttgctGTTGTAGCTGCTGAGGTtggagctgctgctgttgcagcATCGGCTGCTGAAGGAGCTGCCGTTGCCCGTGGTTACCAGCCGCAGcggcacctgcacctgcacctgcaccagcCGCTGTCGACGGATTATTAGCGGgcgccttgttgttgttgttggcctgACTACCAGAGGGGGGCGCCACCTCGGTCCCCTGGCGGAAGCACAGCGCCCCGGCTTTGGTGCGCACGAAGTAGGAGGTGCGGTCGTGGTTCTGGAGCAGGTGGGTGCGGCGGTGCAGGTCGCCCATGACCTGCAGGGGGTCGGGGGTGGGCGGCTTGGTGGGCTCCGGGGGCTccaggtcctcctcctcctccacctccaccaccacctggggcggcaccccctcctcctctccgcggTTCTCTGGATAGTGGCGGGCtgatggggggttggggtgcCACGGGGTCACCTTCTGCCGCTCATTTTGCACCTGGTTGGGATGAGAGGATGACAGAATTTAGTCAAACAATTGAAAGGAGAATATACAATGAGGCAGTCGTGGGCagctgtggtctagtggttaaggaggtgggctttggatcagagcgttgcaggttcgactcccaccCTGTCTCACTCCATAGTTGGAGTGCCattcagcaaggcacctgaccccacactgctccagggactttaaccaatgcCCTGCACTTAAATATAACAAGTCAAGCAATAagcaagtcgctttgaatgaaagcGTGAGCTAAGTCTgatgtaatagtaatagtaacaaTGACATATCTATCTACGTAGTTGATGGGGGTACGTTGAggggtttaacccattttagcctaagccctttttgggaaaaggtgccttctccctattaaaacataaatatctcagcctccgaagcacataaaaacataaaataagttgcatttaaaagctagaaccttcattttgcactagaatttTTTTTCTGCTCTAACTtaaccacatttttaataaaacagctcaaatatcaagaacctgaatgcagcgtatatgtcgctccaggacacaatgggttaaattggGTCAGACCTGAGCCCCCCGCCAGGGCTGCTGCTGTTTTGGAGGCGctgagcataactggtcaggagaaCCCCCTCATTATCAAATCATAATTATAATTTTATAATTTCATAATTTTAAAGTCCCCAACtttgggggcaaagtggctgAGGCCCTAAGCgttctgcttactctgcttatgacTAGCGGCAGACCTGAGCCCCAGCATATAATCTCATGGTGAATTATGATGATGGATCAAAATCAGTTTTTCACACATTGCTCGACTCCAGACCACAGCTCCACTACATACTGCAACACATCTCAAATTGACACGCCAAACTCGTAAAGCTCACATCCACAtaaaaaactgaaaaataaataaaatctcaAATTAAACAGTAAATGAAGAAATACACAATACATGGTAACTATGTACAACTTCATCACAacaaataatacaatataatattgtGCATGCTGCTGTGTTAAATGTCAGAGAAGAGATATTTGAGTGGCGAATCAGTATACCATACTTAGATTTTATTTCTTTGCAGGCCAGCAGCAGTATTCAAGGTACTATGTGTTACCAGGTAATTTGAGAACGAAGGTCCACCTTTTTTGCATACCAGAGTAAATGATCCAACCTGTTCTCCAAAATACCTACTTTCTAAATAATTTGACCGCCAATTGCGAAGCTGGAAATAGAAGACTGAAATGGCTTCATGCCTTCACAATAACAAAGCCACAGGgctttaaaattaaaattaaaaatgaataCCTGCTCTACCACATCAGCACACCCCAGGTCACAAATACCGCAGCTGTAGTTTGAAAGGTTTACATAACCAAGTAACGGACTAAGCACTGCTGAGATAAGGTCACAGATATCTTTTTTTCACAGACATTCTTCTATTAAAAGATTTACCATGtacaattattacattacattacattacattacattgtacccTAAGTTGCTTTTGTTAAAAactgtctgccaaatgcaatcgaggacataatcagagCCAacacatcactagcagatacgaagtgcacaggaaaaataCAAGTGCAGGTGGACAGTAGGGTtacagtaggttttttttttgtacaaccCAAAATAATTCAGCACACCTGCTTTCTGTAACTTCCCCAaacaccctcaccccaccccaggtCACAAATACTGCCTTTTTGCAGTATTACCCAAGGTTTacggtcctccattttgaatacGGCTCCCTCTATTAAcgttgaggagtaaggactttttcccagttcttctagaatgttactggaacactctacagctcccatagaagtctgtgttaaaaatctcgcaaagtccttGTGACACCATAAagagaactcaacattttggcaaaattctaatcacatatttggaatggtactcctcaaagggttaaaaaggtTTACCGCTTACAGTAACCGCTTACCTATTCACActattgccttcagggaaaaggtaccgcagtatcccaagcaaaaccacacgatctagggacagtacctacccacaagccatccgacacataaatacgcactagcactttacagctactccactacctggccttcctacctcctttgttactttgcacaatgttACTACTGtttctgtacataccatgcactttaaatattccattgcacttttctatgtctccaatgttttgtatgccattccctgtttatttatttgtgtaccccacccccccaccctgtTTTTCTTTTATACCCCCCtccccagttttgtgtcttttgtttgtgttgatgtgtgagcacaccaagcaacattcctaacaattgtatttttatactgttgatatggctaaataaacttgaaactagAAACTTGAAAGTAGTCAGAGGtgttaaaagtagaagtaaatgcatggtgtaagtacaacactagcaccaTATTACATAGAAGCTGTTAAACAATTTActgcattgtacctaatgaggtagataagctgtgttgttgttactgaaaaacactaaaaacctggGTCAGCTGATTGTacgacaagtacacaggtctactggttactcagataggtCACCTGCATTGGAAGGAAGCAGTGTTTCTTTttctcacttttacttttgacacctctgctagtAAGGTCAGCACACCAACCCACTCCACACCAGACCACAGACGCTGTCTATAATTTGCAGTCTTACCTGAGTGGTTTCCGTATCCCTATGCGGGTAACAGATAACTTACTCGAAAAGGTTTTAACAGTCAAAATAACACAGGTGACTTATCTGTAAGTCACTACACCAACCCACTCCACAACAGATCACAGACGTTGCCTATTAAATACAGACATAAAAATAGGATTTGCAATCCTACCTGAGTGGCTTCCGGATCCCTATGCGGGGGCTCCTCCGGTCTCACCCAGGGCCTGGGCATCCCCGGGTCCTCCCCAGCCTCCATAACCACCAGCCCCAGGCCCAGACCCCCACCGCCgccccctctgcctctgccagcACCGCCCCCTCCTGCATCTAAGGCCACCCCGGCCCTCGTACCCAGGCCCGCGAGGAgtcctcctccacccaccaccatgtcctcctcctcctcctcctcctcgtcctcctccatgcCCATGGCTGCCGGGGGCCTGGTGTCCGAGGGACGGAGGAGCGACGCCGGCGGCGGGCCCGCCTCAGGCACGGCGCTGGCCAGCGGCGTAGCCCTCTCCTTCCAGAAGAAGCCGGTGACCATGATGAAGGACTTGATGTTGGGGTAGGGCGCCGAGAGCTCGCGCAGCAGCGAGACGTAGTGCAGCGCCTTGTAGTAGTGCAGGAAGGAGATGACGCACAGGCCCACTGTGCAAAGCAAGAACACCCTGTGACGTCGCATTTTCATCCtgcagagacagaggagacagaaaaGAAGAGGCAGAGTTCAAATAGTTTTCTAAAAAAGTTTTTCTTTCACTGGCATTTAAGATGCATTTTCATCCtgcagagacagaggagacagaaaaGAAGAGGCAGAGTTAAAATAGTTTTCTAAAAAAGTTTTTCTTTCATTGGCATTTAAGAACACCCTGTGACGTTGCATTTTCATCCTGCAGAGACAGAAGAGACAGAAAAGTATTTTAACTCTGCCTCTTCTTTTCTAAAAaagtttttggtaacactttacttaaagacaacattataagcgcatttataacaaattataatgcacattataattacttacaacgtattatgactacactaatgatgcttcatgatgctttatattaacagttatgaataactatgaatctagcttataatgctttataaatccaagggtgtcatgagtgttCATGACTgactataaactacaggcttcctgatggggctaatagtacattatgagtacctaaacccctctatgcagcacagacctggatgataaactgtcataagggctcatatgatgctataatgtttcatgtgagatcataagtcgtcaatgtgtgctctaagtaaagtgaagttcatatagatgcatctataatgcactgtataatgcacatctataatgcatcataatgtactgtaagccccatcaggcagccagtagtttatatcctgtcatgagcaatcataatacccttggatttataaagtattataagctacattcatggttatgcattactgttaacataaagcatcatgaaacatcatcggtgtagtcgtaatgctttgtaagtaattataatgtgcattataatttgttataaatgcgctcataatgcgctatagatatgggcttcatagaaagtgttaccaagttttTCTTTCATTGGTATTTAAGAACACCCTGTGATATGGCATTTTCATCCTGCAGGaagagacagaaaagaagaagCAGAACAATGAGTTAACACAAGTTTTTTCTTTCACTATGCATTTAAGAACACCCTGTGACGATgcagaaagaaacagaaaagaaGAAGCGCAGGAGAATAAAGTTAAAATACGTTTTTCTTTCATTGGCATTTAAGAACACCGTGTGACGCCGCATTTTCATcccagaggaagaaagagaatgagggagaagaGAATGAAGAAAAGAGAGTTTATAGAACACAATAAGTTTTTTCTTTCATTGACGTGATGCTTTGCCCACCGTGCAAAGCAAAAACACCCTGTGacgacatacagtatatttatcctggaggaggaaggggaaagaAAAACAGGCTTATTTTTGAGGCAAATCAATTATACGGCACTAATCCAAATCAAGAACACCTTGTGACATTGTATTTTCACCCAAGaggcgaaagagaaagaggaggcagaaaaataaattaaaaacacgtttttctttcattgacattgtATAAACAGATCCACCATGACAAAAACAAGAACACCCTGTGATGTTGCATTTTCATCCTGgcggagaaagaagaaagaaaaagacagacagggagtGAATGTGTAAAAATACTCTATGTCTTTTCTGACATGACACATGCCTGTGTGCACTGGGCAGAGCTAGGGCACCCAGTGACGTCATATTGTAATGCTgtaggaggggagaagaaagacACCAGGAAAATGTGATGGAATATTGCTTTcatttagatcagtgtttctcaacaggggtgccggggcaccctggggtgccgcggaaacgtgtctgataaataaattatgtaatataatacatattaatttagttaatgctagtcagtggaatctttcatctgctatttacgcacaataaagtaaatactgtataggtcaccccagtcagctgcaacttcaaacgtaggtcgtgtgacgtctccaaatgtgttacttttctaagcttgtgtggtatcggatgcgatgccatgttacggcttgttggtttggggtgccttgaaatttttcatgaattgaaagggtgcctcgcctaaaaaaggttgagaaacactgatttagatgaCTCACAGGCCCATTGTGTAAAGCAAGAACACCCTATggtgtcggagagagagagagagaaggggacacgggggggtgatgaaaaatgtgtgttGAAATCAGTGTCTTTCATTCAAACTCGCAACTGCATTGCAAAAGTGGAGACGTGcaaagaaaatatttgttcaaaTTTAAGTTTGAATAAAAGAACTTCTTCTGAGAAAATGCAGTCTACTATGCAACAAGGAGCCTTGGGTACTATTATCATTCCTGACTACAGACTTCAGAGTTTCTCTTGACCAGAAAACTTTACTTATTATCCAGATCAAACTAAAATGGTACTCCTGATTCAAGTAAGATCAAAGCTTCAATCAGCCAGTAATGAAGCCAGGTCAGCTCAATTTCAGCATCCGCCCACAATCAGACCGACAAGACAGACCAACTGAAAACTGGATCAAATCCAGTTAGCCGGTGAAGCGCTAGCTAGGCAGATGGGCGGGAAACGCTGACTCAGTGATTACCCCAGTAACCTTTGACCTTCCCTGGGCAAACCTGGCCTGGCACAAggcacggatggatggatggatggattattCCAGATGATACAATTGCAAGTATGCCACcgccacacaccactccacaccactcctacAGGGAGCACTTGAGGTAGCCGAtcttaggaggaggaggaaacctGATGGTGCATACATGGGAAACATTCAAACCTGGCTCTTCACATCATGCCACAGCTATGCACAGGCCAGCAGACAGGGTCGGGGGGGTGGGAGACGgacgacaaaggggtatgttgtcccaggcccagggagataggggccccagaattgggtccccattacatagtATATatggtaaggggccctttcagattacttttgtcctgggcccagcaaaggctgtcagaggccctggctACAAACACCACTCCTTTGAGGTTTATTTCCTATCAAGCTGATCCTCATGATGAAGAATGAAGAGGAAGTCATGATCATAATCATGATAATAGTGAGTGGCAGTACTGATTGCATGCATGCATAGGGCACATtcaccctttctcctcttctccactctcctcactAAGAAGCCCTTTGAGGAGTTGAGTAGAGCGAGGGTGACACTATGTATCCCATGCGTGCCATCAGCACTGCaccggcatcatcatcatcatgacctcCTTATACGCTTCCCTCTGCAGCTCTTTGTCATCTGCATGACATCCTGAGGTTCCCTCCCCAGGAAGTTAAAACTCAAAGGGCTCCTCCAAAGTACATGGGACACGCCCACTGACCCTCGCCTCACTCCTTTCCAGCTTCATTATATCCATCGTAATGCCTTGGACTCGAGGTTACCAGATTAGACTAATGATTTCCCAGCCCAAAAaagtgctcaaaacccacctggaagcactagttgctgcccaatttgaactaaattccattgatttctatggctataaatctgcagaaaaaactGCCCAAATGTCCTTGCTGGCCTTTTTCATCCACAgctggtcatcctaagcagcccaattgggcaggaaaccaaccaaatatggcaacactgcctaGGACATGCCGTCTCACCATTCCTAGGGTTGGTCTAGTtaagtgtttctcaacgagggtggtacagccccccagggggcattggagaTCTCTAGggctaggggggcgttgagaaggatacagctgagaggtggcggtgcttagttgctattgggggccattatccatttcattttttaatactaaggggggcgttttcagtcttatgatgatgtcaaggtgGCGTTGGGAAGCTTGTGAAGAGGCCAAGTGGACAtttcttcaaaaaaaggttgagaaccgctggtctagtttactaggctacgcCACTCCGATGAGAAGACCCTTGAGACCTGGGGAGGGACCCTTGATGAATATGAGCTGATTGCCTGCATGGGACACATTCATCCACAttcacccagggaagccgacatggggggacaaaggggtcagctgtcccgggcccagggagagagagagagggcccaaaaATGGTCCAATATTACATAAGGTGGGGGGGATCCCTTTCAGAGgaccttgtcccgggcccagctgcacctgtcagcagccctgcgatTCACCACTCAAGTTCCTTCTCCAAGCAGCGCTTTGAGACCTCCTCCCATTCCCAGGGAGGGACTATAAGaaggtcatgatgatgatgaggaggatgactgTGCAGCTGAGCTGATTACATTGCACGAAGCACTCCACTCCACAGTTTAAAGTCTGTGCTGTGATGCCTCACCCTCACTAGGCTTCGTCAGATAAACTCTAAACGCACAAATACACTGGCcgaggcgagcgatggaagtaattggctttgtattaaagggccgtacacacacgtcgc contains:
- the mgat3b gene encoding beta-1,4-mannosyl-glycoprotein 4-beta-N-acetylglucosaminyltransferase isoform X2 yields the protein MKMRRHRVFLLCTVGLCVISFLHYYKALHYVSLLRELSAPYPNIKSFIMVTGFFWKERATPLASAVPEAGPPPASLLRPSDTRPPAAMGMEEDEEEEEEEDMVVGGGGLLAGLGTRAGVALDAGGGGAGRGRGGGGGGLGLGLVVMEAGEDPGMPRPWVRPEEPPHRDPEATQVQNERQKVTPWHPNPPSARHYPENRGEEEGVPPQVVVEVEEEEDLEPPEPTKPPTPDPLQVMGDLHRRTHLLQNHDRTSYFVRTKAGALCFRQGTEVAPPSGSQANNNNKAPANNPSTAAGAGAGAGAAAAGNHGQRQLLQQPMLQQQQLQPQQLQQQLQQQQQQQPQQLQQRPDVQQQAQVAAAAAGGGAAAPHSGKPRRGKRLVKCVCRPGWHGPYCGVPTMVYHSNLPTKERLTPRETPRRVINAINVNHEFDLLHVRFHELADAVDLFLVCESNFTAYGDRRTMRFLRLLLNGTYDYIRHKILYVFLNHFPDGGRQDGWIADDYLRTFLTRNGMSRVIGLRPDDVFIINDADEIPAREGVLFLKLFDGWTEPFAIHMRKSLYGFFWKQLGSLEVVSGCTVGMLRDVYDDDGIRLRRREYYTMPGFRKYENDTGHILVQWSLGSPFHFAGWHCSWCFTPEGIHLKLVSAQNGDFPRWGDYEDKRDLRYIRELIRTGGWFDGSMQEYPPSDPKEHMYAPKYMLDHYDRYRYLLENPYATSPSGG
- the mgat3b gene encoding beta-1,4-mannosyl-glycoprotein 4-beta-N-acetylglucosaminyltransferase isoform X1, with amino-acid sequence MAPLPSVSCWRRWRWFGGGTAGRRGQVRSKWHGMKMRRHRVFLLCTVGLCVISFLHYYKALHYVSLLRELSAPYPNIKSFIMVTGFFWKERATPLASAVPEAGPPPASLLRPSDTRPPAAMGMEEDEEEEEEEDMVVGGGGLLAGLGTRAGVALDAGGGGAGRGRGGGGGGLGLGLVVMEAGEDPGMPRPWVRPEEPPHRDPEATQVQNERQKVTPWHPNPPSARHYPENRGEEEGVPPQVVVEVEEEEDLEPPEPTKPPTPDPLQVMGDLHRRTHLLQNHDRTSYFVRTKAGALCFRQGTEVAPPSGSQANNNNKAPANNPSTAAGAGAGAGAAAAGNHGQRQLLQQPMLQQQQLQPQQLQQQLQQQQQQQPQQLQQRPDVQQQAQVAAAAAGGGAAAPHSGKPRRGKRLVKCVCRPGWHGPYCGVPTMVYHSNLPTKERLTPRETPRRVINAINVNHEFDLLHVRFHELADAVDLFLVCESNFTAYGDRRTMRFLRLLLNGTYDYIRHKILYVFLNHFPDGGRQDGWIADDYLRTFLTRNGMSRVIGLRPDDVFIINDADEIPAREGVLFLKLFDGWTEPFAIHMRKSLYGFFWKQLGSLEVVSGCTVGMLRDVYDDDGIRLRRREYYTMPGFRKYENDTGHILVQWSLGSPFHFAGWHCSWCFTPEGIHLKLVSAQNGDFPRWGDYEDKRDLRYIRELIRTGGWFDGSMQEYPPSDPKEHMYAPKYMLDHYDRYRYLLENPYATSPSGG